The following proteins are co-located in the Myxocyprinus asiaticus isolate MX2 ecotype Aquarium Trade chromosome 44, UBuf_Myxa_2, whole genome shotgun sequence genome:
- the LOC127434754 gene encoding elongation factor 1-alpha-like isoform X1, producing MIVPSQKMHWFKGWKLKRKGGHSNGRILLEVLYSLLPVRNASKPLRLPLQDVYKIGGVGTVPVCKMETGVLKPGMVLTFSPAKLTAEVKSIEMHHQGLQTALPRHNVGFNIKNAAVKNLRRGHVAGNAQQDPPSDVNSFIALVAMLRFIHQLWLNWYPSDHLI from the exons ATGATCGTTCCATCTCAGAAG ATGCACTGGTTCAAGGGATGGAAGCTCAAAAGGAAAGGAGGCCACTCAAATGGCCGTATCCTGTTGGAGGTCCTCTATTCCCTACTCCCAGTACGCAACGCGAGCAAGCCACTCCGCCTACCACTTCAGGATGTCTACAAGATTGGTG GTGTCGGCACCGTCCCTGTGTGTAAGATGGAGACTGGTGTCTTGAAGCCCGGTATGGTCCTGACCTTCTCCCCAGCAAAGTTGACTGCAGAGGTAAAGTCCATCGAGATGCATCACCAGGGCCTTCAAACAGCCCTACCTCGCCACAACGTGGGCTTCAACATAAAGAACGCAGCTGTGAAGAACTTGCGAAGAGGTCATGTGGCAGGGAACGCACAGCAGGACCCACCTTCAGATGTTAACAGTTTTATTGCTCTGGTTGCTATGCTTCGGTTTATTCATCAACTGTGGCTGAACTGGTATCCTTCAGATCATTTGATTTAG
- the LOC127434754 gene encoding elongation factor 1-alpha-like isoform X2 translates to MIICSADLSCLFQMHWFKGWKLKRKGGHSNGRILLEVLYSLLPVRNASKPLRLPLQDVYKIGGVGTVPVCKMETGVLKPGMVLTFSPAKLTAEVKSIEMHHQGLQTALPRHNVGFNIKNAAVKNLRRGHVAGNAQQDPPSDVNSFIANIIMLNHPARIKVDYSPVLDCHTTHVSCRFELREKLDLRMGQKLEDWPQYLMSGDVATVELVPNKPFRVESFHYPPFR, encoded by the exons ATGATTATCTGTTCTGCTGACCTCAGTTGCTTGTTTCAGATGCACTGGTTCAAGGGATGGAAGCTCAAAAGGAAAGGAGGCCACTCAAATGGCCGTATCCTGTTGGAGGTCCTCTATTCCCTACTCCCAGTACGCAACGCGAGCAAGCCACTCCGCCTACCACTTCAGGATGTCTACAAGATTGGTG GTGTCGGCACCGTCCCTGTGTGTAAGATGGAGACTGGTGTCTTGAAGCCCGGTATGGTCCTGACCTTCTCCCCAGCAAAGTTGACTGCAGAGGTAAAGTCCATCGAGATGCATCACCAGGGCCTTCAAACAGCCCTACCTCGCCACAACGTGGGCTTCAACATAAAGAACGCAGCTGTGAAGAACTTGCGAAGAGGTCATGTGGCAGGGAACGCACAGCAGGACCCACCTTCAGATGTTAACAGTTTTATTGC CAACATAATCATGCTGAACCACCCTGCTAGAATCAAGGTTGATTACTCCCCTGTACTTGACTGCCACACAACCCACGTTTCCTGTCGCTTTGAGCTGCGAGAGAAGCTTGATCTTCGCATGGGGCAGAAACTAGAAGACTGGCCCCAATACCTGATGTCAGGAGATGTCGCCACAGTCGAGCTTGTCCCCAACAAACCGTTCCGTGTGGAGAGCTTCCATTATCCGCCTTTTAGGTAA